The Hydra vulgaris chromosome 11, alternate assembly HydraT2T_AEP genome contains a region encoding:
- the LOC136086760 gene encoding uncharacterized protein LOC136086760: MELLQELQKGWEHGKVMVLNKLDETDLKVSDIVLSQTFSDAGAPNDVDLIKNSNMKDRNEIDFRNESSEQYVTADNLQQNQEECFVVQDKAGVLGTQLKKICLPQSVVQCGRPKGATHTTIGLHKKRLCRSSDVPVPFIKLEPAK; this comes from the exons ATGGAACTTCTACAAGAACTGCAAAAGGGTTGGGAGCACGGCAAAGTCATGgtattaaataaacttgatgAGACAGACTTAAAGGTATCTGATATAGTCTTAAGTCAAACTTTTTCAGATGCAGGAGCACCAAACGATGTCGACCTTATTAAAAACTCTAACATGAAGGATAGAAATGAGATCGATTTCAGAAATGAGTCTTCAGAGCAATATGTTACTGCCGATAATTTGCAACAAAACCAAGAAGAATGTTTTGTTGTGCAGGACAAAGCAGGTGTTCTag GTACtcagttaaaaaagatttgctTGCCTCAAAGTGTTGTCCAATGTGGGCGTCCTAAAGGTGCTACTCATACAACAATAGGTCTTCATAAAAAACGTCTTTGTCGATCTTCTGATGTGCCAGTTccttttataaaacttgaacCTGCTAAATGA
- the LOC124813144 gene encoding uncharacterized protein LOC124813144 isoform X2, with translation MSIESICIENKHANFNKTIESLSSCKQFSNNLNISFEKNSEYKGTDNNFVIHLDDGEHQGTEKLTSAVDICRICLENSDNLIAPCECSGTMKYVHESCMIKWLIQPTEKNLGVKSSCEICLSEIVVKPLGYKPIYKWTFPKNSFGFMVYAFTLYALIVLAFLVLVFWMREDYPLKLIRSILSANQVWKVYHV, from the exons ATGTCGATTGAAAGTATTTGTATCGAAAATAAACATGCAAATTTTAATAAGACAATCGAAAGTCTCAGTTCGTGTAAGCAGTTCtccaataatttaaatatttcttttgaaaaaaatagtgaaTACAAGGGAACAGACAATAACTTTGTAATTCATCTTGATGATGGGGAACATCAAGGAACGGAAAAACTAACGTCAGCCGTTGACATTTGTCGTATTTGCTTAGAGAATAGCGACAACTTAATAGCACCTTGCGAATGTTCAGGAACAATGAAATATGTTCATGAAAGCTGTATGATAAAATGGTTAATACAACCAACAGAGAAAAATTTAGGTGTGAAATCTTCATGTGAGATATGTTTATCCGAAATTGTTGTAAAACCTTTGGGATATAAACCAATTTATAAG tGGACGTTTCCTAAAAACAGCTTTGGCTTTATGGTGTACGCATTTACCTTGTACGCTTTAATTGTGTTggcatttttagttttagttttctGGATG AGAGAAGATTACCCCCTCAAGTTAATTAGATCCATTTTATCAGCAAATCAAGTATGGAAAGTTTATCATGTCtaa